In one Parambassis ranga chromosome 6, fParRan2.1, whole genome shotgun sequence genomic region, the following are encoded:
- the daglb gene encoding sn1-specific diacylglycerol lipase beta, with the protein MPGIVAFGRRWGIASDDLVFPGCFELFIRVLWWIGTMILFTYHKGHFDCNGRGVLHTYLVGLLVVLALIILSLCAVVYVSAQGTITNPGPRRSMPALVYLRALLYIPELVWACLGAVWVSDDSKGCDPATVGAVIAAVIASWIILLFTGVGVVFVFDPLGNPRRQPAAMEPLGVRDMESSEGNQFLSTARSLAVKVWESRLRLLCCCLPQDESHRAAFSSIAQLFSAFFSDTDLVPSDIAAGLALLHQEQDKMELSRDPDVIVNHSPSSPMGEDLETELEKAAHCMQFAAAAYGWPLYIYSNPLTGPCKLSGDCCRSRAAEYEIVGGDHLGCHFSSILHSTGLQYRDFIFVSFHNQIYEIPFYVALDHKREAVLVAVRGTLSLKDVLTDLSAECENLPVEGVSGACYAHKGMCQAATYIYKKLVNDGILNQAFSIAPEYKLVITGHSLGAGTASLLAILLRNSFPTLQCYSFSPPGGLLSKALADYSKDFVVSVVLGKDLVPRLSIPNMEDLKRRILKIVSNCNKPKYRILLQGCWYELFGGDPDDFPTEMENRREEELSQPLLGEESLMIRHSSSYQSLASDDSPAHTATHLPLFLPGRVLHITEDGPTRRSCFSQVRYRADWSNEMAFRSILISPRMLVDHMPDAVLRALNSLTSDRPFSLCPSSLNNSQPNVI; encoded by the exons ATCCTGTTCACTTATCACAAGGGTCATTTTGATTGTAATGGGAGAGGAGTTCTTCACACCTACTTGGTGGGACTGCTGGTGGTGCTGGCGCTCATCATCCTGTCACTGTGTGCTGTTGTTTACGTCAGTGCCCAGG GTACCATTACAAACCCTGGGCCGCGGCGCTCCATGCCTGCTCTGGTGTACCTGCGTGCTCTGCTGTACATCCCTGAACTTGTGTGGGCCTGTCTCGGAGCTGTCTGGGTGTCAGACGACAGTAAAGGCTGTGATCCTGCCACAGTGGGTGCTGTCATTGCTGCAGTGATTGCCAG cTGGATCATCCTGCTGTTCACGGGTGTGGGGgtggtgtttgtttttgacCCACTGGGAAACCCCCGCCGTCAGCCCGCTGCCATGGAGCCCCTGGGAGTACGAGACATGGAGAGCAGTGAGGGCAACCAGTTCCTGTCCACAGCCCGCTCCCTGGCTGTTAAAGTGTGGGAGAGCAGGCTGCGTCTCCTGTGCTGTTGTCTGCCGCAGGATGAGAGCCACCGGGCAGCATTCTCCAGCATCGCACAGCTTTTCAGCGCCTTCTTCTCT GACACAGACCTGGTTCCCAGTGACATAGCAGCAGGGTTGGCTTTGCTGCACCAGGAGCAAGATAAGATGGAGCTGAGCAGAGACCCGGATGTCATTGTCAACCACAGCCCTTCCTCTCCAATG GGAGAAGATTTGGAGACAGAGttggagaaagcagctcactgTATGCAGTTTGCTGCAGCAGCTTACGGCTGGCCGTTGTACATCTACTCCAACCCCCTCACTGGCCCCTGCAAGCTCAGTGGAGACTG cTGTAGGAGTCGTGCAGCGGAGTATGAGATTGTCGGTGGAGACCACCTTGGCTGCCACTTCTCATCCATCCTGCACAGCACTGGCTTGCAGTACAGGGACTTCATCTTTGTCAGCTTCCATAACCAG ATCTATGAGATCCCTTTCTATGTGGCTCTGGATCATAAGAGGGAGGCTGTTCTGGTGGCTGTCCGAGGAACACTGTCGCTGAAG GACGTCCTGACGGACCTGTCTGCTGAATGTGAGAACCTGCCTGTGGAAGGAGTGTCTGGAGCCTGCTACGCCCATAAG GGCATGTGCCAGGCGGCGACTTACATCTACAAGAAGCTGGTCAACGATGGCATCCTGAACCAGGCGTTCTCCATCGCACCG GAGTACAAACTGGTCATCACTGGGCACAGTCTGGGCGCCGGCACTGCTTCACTGCTGGCTATTCTCTTGCGCAATTCCTTCCCCACCCTGCAGTGCTACTCCTTCTCTCCACCAGGGGGACTCCTGAG TAAAGCCTTAGCTGATTACTCCAAGGACTTTGTGGTCTCCGTGGTGCTGGGAAAGGATCTGGTTCCCAG GCTGAGCATCCCCAACATGGAAGATCTGAAGAGACGGATCCTTAAAATAGTTTCAAACTGCAACAAGCCCAAA TACCGCATCCTGCTGCAGGGATGCTGGTACGAGCTGTTCGGAGGAGACCCGGATGATTTTCCCACCGAGATGgaaaacaggagggaggaggagctcagcCAGCCGCTGCTGGGGGAGGAGTCGCTGATGATCCGCCACTCGTCGTCCTATCAGAGCCTAGCGTCGGACGACTCGCCTGCCCACACGGCCACACACTTACCGCTCTTCCTGCCCGGACGCGTCTTACACATCACAGAGGATGGGCCAACACGGAG aTCCTGTTTCTCGCAGGTGCGCTACCGCGCAGACTGGTCCAACGAAATGGCGTTCAGGAGTATCCTCATCAGCCCCAGGATGCTGGTCGATCACATGCCCGACGCCGTGCTCCGAGCGCTCAACAGCCTGACCAGCGACAGGCCCTTCTCCCTCTGCCCCTCCTCTTTAAACAACAGCCAGCCCAACGTCATCTGA